The nucleotide sequence TATTGTCCAAGATTCGTCCAAGGTTTGTATAAGGTTCGTATAAGATACCTATAACAAGAACTTTTTTCTGTTTTGTTTCTCTATATTATAGCCTTTCCGAATTTACGCGCCACACTTTGGCAAAGTTTGAAATTTTGCCAAAGTTGATTGTACTGATAACCAACTACTTTTTCAGTATTCATAGAGGAAAAGCTGGTGATAGCAGAGTATGTGAGGCTATTTGTCCCTCCAAAAAACAAGCCTTTTTATTCGCAATCTATTTTTGTTTGACTATAAAAACACTTGTATTAGCTTAATTCTATACCTTTGTTTATCTTTTACCTTTTTAGCTCTTACTGCGTAAAATATATCAATTTCCTTCTATAAATGCTCAACAACTTCGATTTGGAAATAAACCCTACGTACTTACCGTCCTTCACTACGGGCAAGTTCCACGCACCAGTATGCTGAAACTTATTCATTACGGTGCTCATCTTGTCCTTGCCCATTTCTATGATGGCAGGTGGTTTTTGCATTAGCTCTACGGCAGGAATCTTGTCGTAATAGTTCGTTTCAAAAATCAAGTGTCGTATGTCGTCAAGCAGTATCACACCTTGTAGCGTACCTTTTTCGCGGTCGAGTACGGGGTAGATGTTGCGGTTCGACTCGCGCACAGCATTGTACACCACCTCACGAAGTTTCATATCGGTATATACGGGGGTGAAATTGTGTTCCACCACTTGGTCAAAATCCATTAGGGTGAGTATCGATTGGTCTTTGTTCTGCGAGATGAGCTCTCCTTTTCTGCCTAATTCCATCGTATAAACAGAATATTTGTTAAAATATTTAGCTACCGAAAACGATACCGCAGCAGTGAGCATCGCCGGTACTAACAGCGAATAGCCTCCCGTTACCTCGGCGATGAGAAAAACAGCCGTAAGGGGTGCGTGCAATACCCCTGTCATCAGGGCAGTCATTCCCACCAAAGTGAAGTTCGGTAACTCTGCTTTATAGCCCAAAATAGGAAACTCGTTGATGATGCGCGCCAAGCAGTTCCCCATCACTCCCCCCATAAACAGCATAGGCGAGAAGATACCTCCTACCCCTCCCGCACCAAAGGTGAGCGAGGTGGCAATAACCTTTGCAAAGGTAAGGGCAGCCAAAAGTAGGATAATCACCCACGCATTCGATAAGTCCCAACCAAAAATATTACTACTCAGTGATAGTTCGGGGTGACCTTCTTTTAGGTGATTGATAATCTCGTGTCCTTCACCGTAAAGCGGTGGCATTATGTAAATAAGCAACCCCAAAAGAGCTCCGCCCACTACTATTTTTAGCCAAGGTGAAGTGAGTTTCTTAAAAGTAGCATTTATTTTCTCGTATACATAGGTAAAGTAAGCCGACATCAAACCGCCTACTACTCCCAAGAGAATATAAAACGGAATGCCTTGCAATGAAAAAGCTCGCGTGATGGTTATGGGTATCAATACTTCACTGCCAAAGAAGAAATACGAAGTGAATACCCCACAAAGGGAAGCGATAAACAGCGGTATGAGTGACGAGAGCGTCAAATCCAACCCAAAAACCTCAATAGCAAACAGTATCGCCGCAATAGGCACTTTAAAAATAGCTGCTAAAGCCGCCGCACAAGCACACGCCAAAAGCAACATCCGGTTAGATTGATTAATGTGAAAAAACCTGCAAATATTGGAACTAATACCTGCCCCCGTTACTACCATCGGACCTTCTAACCCCACCGAACCTCCAAAACCAACGGTAATAGGTGCTGTGAGGATACTGCCATACGCCTGAAAGCGCTTCATTATTCCTTTTTGGTGGGCTACCGCATAAAGAATCGAAGGGATTCCGTGGTTCACATCGTGCCGTATCACGTATTTTTTTACCAAATACACAATGGCAAAGCCTAACATTGGGAGGATAAAGTAAAAACTATAAGTAATAGTTTGAGCGAGCTTGTCGTCTAGCAACCACTGAATAAGATGTGTAAACGAGCGCATTGCCAAGGCTGCCAATCCCGTAGCAATACCTATTATTCCACTGAGAATAAGGATAAAACGCCTATCCGAAATATGCTTTACACGCCATATCAAAAGGCGTTTGAGAAGATGTTGCTGGTGATGGGTCGTCATTATACTTTTCTTAAAAACGGTGCAAAAATACAAAACAAATCTCAATACACCAATTATTCTTCTCCTTACCTTCTCCATAGGTTCAATTATTCTGCGTTTATTCTTCATCTGCCTATGTGGCTCGCACCGTCTTTTATCCCTCTTTCCTCTACTGATTCTTAATCTATTAGTCAGCGTAGACCCACTGTAGACCCACTGTAGACCCACTCATCGTTCGCCTTACCTTCGCCTTACCTTCGCCTTACCTTCGCTATATACTTTACCAAAGTTGAAAATCACTCAAAAAACCTATCTTATCTTCACCATTAACCATTAACCACTAATCATTAATCATTAACCATTAACCACTAATCATTAATTCTCCTTTTTTGCTATTTCAAAAAAACTTTGTACTTTTGCACTTTACTAAAACAGAATAATTATGTCTTGGTTTAAAAGAACAGCAAAAGGAATACAAACCTCTACTGAGGAAAAGAAAGATATCCCCAAAGGATTATGGTTTAAATCACCTAGCGGTAACATCGTCGAACAGGACGAGTTAGCTTCCAACTTCTATGTAAGTCCCGACGATGGGTATCACGTGCGCATAGGTAGTAAAGAGTACTTCCAGATATTGTTTGATAACAACGAATTTCAAGAACTCGATGCCAATATGAGCTCTAAAGACCCTTTAGAATTTGTCGATACAAAACCCTATACCCAACGTTTGGAAGAAGCTACTCAAAAAACAAACTTAAAAGATGCCGTGCGCACTGCCGTAGGAAGCTCTAAAGGTAAGTCTATTGTAATAGGCTGTATGGATTTCGCTTTCATCGGTGGTTCTATGGGAAGTGTGGTAGGTGAGAAGATTTGTCGTGCGATTGATTATGCTATCAAACACCGATTGCCTTTCTTGATGATTTCTAAATCAGGAGGCGCACGTATGATGGAAGCCGCTCTTTCACTAATGCAAATGGCTAAAACGTCTATTAAACTCGCTCAGTTAGACGAAGCCAAACTACCTTACATCTCGCTTTGTACCGACCCTACAACGGGAGGTATTACTGCATCGTTTGCAATGCTGGGCGACATCAATATAGCCGAACCAGGGGCTCTTATTGGTTTTGCAGGGCCTCGTGTAGTGAAAGACACAACAGGGCAAGACCTCCCCGAAGATTTCCAAACAGCAGAGTTCTTACTCGAACACGGCTTTTTGGATTTTATCGTAAACCGCAAAGAGCTCAAAGACAAAGTAAATTTGTACATCGATTTGGTGATGAACCGCGCCGTGAGAGCTTAAAATATATACGGCTCGCACCTTTGGCAAAGTTGAATCCCTAAAACCTAACAATGTGAACACACTTATATTAAATAAAAATATCGACTTTGAGCAGTATCAACAAATAGTTGATTACTTTGCTACCATAGGAATTGAGGTAACCAATCCTTACGAATATCCTTCTCTAATAACAAATGAGGATAAACAAGCTATTGCCTTAGCCCGTGAAGACGTCGAAAAAGGTAATTGGATAGACGGAAAAGAATTATTCGATAACATCAGAAAAAGATATGCGAGTAAGGTGGTCGGGTAAAGCTAAGACAGAGCTAGAAAACACTTTAGATTTCTGGAGTGAGAACAATAAATCTGACTCTTATTCTGAAAAGATAGCAATTGAAACTGAAAAAGTTCAGAAAGAAATAGAAGAAGACCCTTATTTTTTAGCTAAATACATAGAGGAAGATAATGTTTATCAGCGAATTTTCTTTAAAGGAAGATTTTTACTCTACTATGAAATTAAGGGAGATAGTGTAATAATTCTCAGATTCAGAAGTACTAAACAAAAACCCTTGTTTTAGTTCTTAGTATTGTAATAAAAACTAAAATAATATGTGTCAGTAGTTTCCTGCTATTGCCTATTGCCTATACCCTAACGCCTATGGACTAAGTCCTATTGCCTAAATATGATTTCTTTCAAAGCACCAAGTAATATAGCCTTAGTAAAGTATTGGGGCAAGAAGGGAGAACAGCTCCCTGCGAACCCTTCTATCAGCTTTACACTCACACATTGTTATACCGAAACTTCTATTGAATATGAACGTAGGAGTGAGTCTTCTATTGCCTCAGGCGAACCCTTTTCATTCGATTTTAGCTTTGAAGGACAACCCAAACCTTCTTTTCACCCTAAAATCCATACTTTCTTCGAGCGGATTGTAGCTTACTTGCCTTTCTTAAAGGACTATCATTTTAGCATTGCCTCACATAATTCTTTCCCTCATAGCAGTGGTATTGCGTCTTCTGCAAGCGCAATGGCTGCCCTCTCGGTATGCTTAATGCAGATTTCTAAAGAGTTAGGAGAAACTTATGCAGAAGAAGCTTTTTGGCAAAAAGCCTCTTTCTTGGCGCGCTTGGGTTCGGGTAGTGCCTGCCGAAGTGTGCGAGGCAGTATAGTAGTATGGGGCGAACACCCTGCCATTATAGGAAGTTCCGATGAATATAGTATACCCTATCCCCTACCCGTTCACGAAGTTTTTCAAAATTATCAAGATACTATTTTGCTCATCGATAGAGGTCAGAAGCAAGTCAGCAGTACCGTAGGTCATAACCTAATGCACGGTCACCCTTTTGCTGAGGCGCGTTTTGCACAAGCCAATGAGAATATCAATAAACTTGTCAGAAGTTTTGCTTCCGGTGATGTAGAGCGTTTCATAGAAGTAGTGGAAAGTGAAGCTCTCACTCTGCACGCAATGATGCAAACCAGTATTCCATACTTTATTCTGATGCGCCCCAATACGTTAGAAGTGATTCAGCGCATATGGCAATATCGTAAAGAAACAAATATCCCACTTTGTTTTACGCTCGATGCAGGGGCTAATGTACATCTGTTATACCCTAAAACTTCTACTACGGAAGTAAAATGGTTTATAGAAGAGGAATTAGCTCAATTTTGTGAAGGACGACAATATATTCACGACGAAGTAGCCACTATTTAACCCGATTTCTTCTCCGTTGGTTTTAGCCTTTTTTTGATAATTCACATATTTGCTAATTGGCAAATTATTCCTACCTTTGCACAAATTTCTTAAACGAATGAACAAAACTGTTCTCATCACTGGTGCTACATCGGGCATAGGCAAAGAAACCGCCTTGCTACTTGCCTCCAAAGGCTTTTTGGTCTACGGAACAGCACGCAATGTAGAAGGTAAAAACTTGCCTTTTCGTCTCTTGCCAATGGACGTGCGAAAC is from Capnocytophaga ochracea DSM 7271 and encodes:
- a CDS encoding type II toxin-antitoxin system RelE/ParE family toxin produces the protein MRVRWSGKAKTELENTLDFWSENNKSDSYSEKIAIETEKVQKEIEEDPYFLAKYIEEDNVYQRIFFKGRFLLYYEIKGDSVIILRFRSTKQKPLF
- a CDS encoding chloride channel protein; the protein is MTTHHQQHLLKRLLIWRVKHISDRRFILILSGIIGIATGLAALAMRSFTHLIQWLLDDKLAQTITYSFYFILPMLGFAIVYLVKKYVIRHDVNHGIPSILYAVAHQKGIMKRFQAYGSILTAPITVGFGGSVGLEGPMVVTGAGISSNICRFFHINQSNRMLLLACACAAALAAIFKVPIAAILFAIEVFGLDLTLSSLIPLFIASLCGVFTSYFFFGSEVLIPITITRAFSLQGIPFYILLGVVGGLMSAYFTYVYEKINATFKKLTSPWLKIVVGGALLGLLIYIMPPLYGEGHEIINHLKEGHPELSLSSNIFGWDLSNAWVIILLLAALTFAKVIATSLTFGAGGVGGIFSPMLFMGGVMGNCLARIINEFPILGYKAELPNFTLVGMTALMTGVLHAPLTAVFLIAEVTGGYSLLVPAMLTAAVSFSVAKYFNKYSVYTMELGRKGELISQNKDQSILTLMDFDQVVEHNFTPVYTDMKLREVVYNAVRESNRNIYPVLDREKGTLQGVILLDDIRHLIFETNYYDKIPAVELMQKPPAIIEMGKDKMSTVMNKFQHTGAWNLPVVKDGKYVGFISKSKLLSIYRRKLIYFTQ
- a CDS encoding diphosphomevalonate/mevalonate 3,5-bisphosphate decarboxylase family protein; translated protein: MISFKAPSNIALVKYWGKKGEQLPANPSISFTLTHCYTETSIEYERRSESSIASGEPFSFDFSFEGQPKPSFHPKIHTFFERIVAYLPFLKDYHFSIASHNSFPHSSGIASSASAMAALSVCLMQISKELGETYAEEAFWQKASFLARLGSGSACRSVRGSIVVWGEHPAIIGSSDEYSIPYPLPVHEVFQNYQDTILLIDRGQKQVSSTVGHNLMHGHPFAEARFAQANENINKLVRSFASGDVERFIEVVESEALTLHAMMQTSIPYFILMRPNTLEVIQRIWQYRKETNIPLCFTLDAGANVHLLYPKTSTTEVKWFIEEELAQFCEGRQYIHDEVATI
- the accD gene encoding acetyl-CoA carboxylase, carboxyltransferase subunit beta: MSWFKRTAKGIQTSTEEKKDIPKGLWFKSPSGNIVEQDELASNFYVSPDDGYHVRIGSKEYFQILFDNNEFQELDANMSSKDPLEFVDTKPYTQRLEEATQKTNLKDAVRTAVGSSKGKSIVIGCMDFAFIGGSMGSVVGEKICRAIDYAIKHRLPFLMISKSGGARMMEAALSLMQMAKTSIKLAQLDEAKLPYISLCTDPTTGGITASFAMLGDINIAEPGALIGFAGPRVVKDTTGQDLPEDFQTAEFLLEHGFLDFIVNRKELKDKVNLYIDLVMNRAVRA